In Cedecea neteri, a single genomic region encodes these proteins:
- a CDS encoding efflux RND transporter periplasmic adaptor subunit, which translates to MNRYISLLPFVMLTLTACDPKSEQALSLPRMVKVAEVTVPGHAQQRVFPARIESGDATDLSFKRAGQIDALDIRQGAAIKQGQQLARLNAREAEQRVNDRQTAATLAQRQFARFQTLAGRQAISKAEMDVQRANRDSANAALQIAREELNQMTLVAPFSGTAASVHVRNHQVVSAGQPIATLTRTDQLDVVFSIPENLFKTFDIRNAQYRPVVRINAIPNREFTAVYKEHSGSSDNNTLTWQVILTMPRPDDFPAVGGISGTVTINLTNLPAGTGAHGVVIPIEAVFNPNNSPRNEPHVWVVTGEGDALHLEDRKVSVGQVSTDGVIITSGLKVGERVVAAGVGELHANQPVRIWTRERGL; encoded by the coding sequence GTGAACCGCTACATCTCTCTTTTACCGTTCGTTATGTTAACGCTTACGGCGTGCGACCCGAAATCTGAACAAGCCCTCTCCCTGCCGCGAATGGTAAAAGTGGCGGAGGTTACTGTCCCCGGTCACGCCCAGCAGCGCGTTTTTCCCGCCCGCATTGAATCGGGTGATGCCACAGACCTTTCCTTCAAGCGCGCAGGTCAAATTGACGCGCTCGATATTCGCCAGGGCGCAGCCATCAAGCAGGGGCAACAGCTTGCCAGATTGAACGCCCGAGAAGCCGAGCAGCGGGTTAACGATAGGCAAACTGCGGCAACATTGGCCCAGCGGCAATTCGCGCGCTTCCAGACGCTGGCGGGACGCCAGGCTATCTCGAAAGCAGAAATGGATGTTCAGCGTGCGAATCGAGATTCGGCGAATGCGGCACTACAAATTGCCCGTGAAGAGCTGAATCAGATGACGCTTGTCGCCCCCTTCAGCGGGACGGCAGCCAGCGTTCATGTACGAAACCACCAGGTGGTGTCTGCCGGTCAGCCCATTGCAACCTTGACCCGAACCGACCAGTTGGACGTGGTGTTTAGTATTCCTGAGAACCTGTTCAAAACGTTTGATATCCGTAACGCGCAGTATCGCCCCGTGGTCAGAATTAACGCTATCCCGAATCGGGAATTTACCGCTGTCTATAAGGAGCACTCGGGCAGCAGCGACAACAATACCCTGACCTGGCAGGTGATACTTACCATGCCGCGGCCAGATGATTTTCCCGCCGTCGGTGGCATAAGCGGTACGGTGACGATTAATTTAACCAACCTCCCTGCTGGCACTGGCGCACATGGGGTGGTCATACCGATTGAGGCGGTCTTTAATCCGAATAATAGTCCGCGCAATGAGCCGCATGTCTGGGTCGTCACGGGTGAAGGCGACGCGCTCCACCTTGAAGACCGCAAGGTCAGCGTGGGGCAAGTGAGCACCGACGGCGTGATAATCACCAGTGGGCTTAAAGTCGGTGAACGCGTGGTGGCCGCAGGCGTTGGGGAGCTACATGCTAACCAGCCGGTGCGCATCTGGACGCGTGAACGGGGGCTGTGA